Proteins co-encoded in one Callospermophilus lateralis isolate mCalLat2 chromosome 2, mCalLat2.hap1, whole genome shotgun sequence genomic window:
- the LOC143391887 gene encoding membrane-spanning 4-domains subfamily A member 4A-like isoform X1, giving the protein MLQAGRSTVSAAVITMRGPEQTSGEGGPALQFLEQATALRSQVWKRMQRKFLKGEPLVLGVVQIIIALIIFIFGIIMMTLEWFIYGPLIISGYTVWGSLMFIISGSFSIAAGKRTTKGMVRSSLGLNIVSSVLSSTGMIITVINVVIFTRFYYYCNYNEISDRCGTMKTLMGLECVVLILSVLEFCIAVSLSAFGCKVICCSPGEALVILPPNPPVTETAACAPFKEV; this is encoded by the exons ATGCTGCAGGCTGGAAGAAG CACTGTTTCTGCTGCCGTGATAACCATGCGAGGACCGGAACAGACCTCCGGGGAGGGTGGCCCTGCTCTGCAGTTCCTGGAGCAGGCAACGGCTCTACGCTCCCAAGTGTGGAAAAGGATGCAGAGGAAGTTCTTGAAGGGTGAACCCTTGGTTCTCGGG GTTGTGCAGATTATAATTGCCCTGATTATCTTCATCTTCGGGATAATAATGATGACTCTTGAGTGGTTCATTTATGGACCACTTATAATTTCGGGGTACACAGTttgggggtcactgatg TTTATTATTTCAGGCTCCTTTTCAATTGCAGCAGGAAAAAGAACTACAAAAGGAATG GTCCGAAGCAGTCTAGGCCTGAACATTGTCAGCTCTGTGTTGTCTTCCACAGGGATGATCATCACTGTAATTAATGTGGTTATTTTTACCAGATTTTACTATTACTGTAACTACAATGAGATTTCAGATCGTTGTGGGACCATGAAAACTTTAATG GGTCTGGAGTGTGTGGTGCTTATTCTGAGTGTGCTGGAATTCTGCATTGCTGTGTCCCTCTCTGCTTTTGGATGCAAAGTGATCTGCTGCAGCCCCGGTGAG GCCCTGGTAATTCTGCCACCAAATCCTCCTGTGACAGAGACAGCGGCTTGTGCACCTTTTAAGGAGGTGTAA
- the LOC143391887 gene encoding membrane-spanning 4-domains subfamily A member 4A-like isoform X2 produces MRGPEQTSGEGGPALQFLEQATALRSQVWKRMQRKFLKGEPLVLGVVQIIIALIIFIFGIIMMTLEWFIYGPLIISGYTVWGSLMFIISGSFSIAAGKRTTKGMVRSSLGLNIVSSVLSSTGMIITVINVVIFTRFYYYCNYNEISDRCGTMKTLMGLECVVLILSVLEFCIAVSLSAFGCKVICCSPGEALVILPPNPPVTETAACAPFKEV; encoded by the exons ATGCGAGGACCGGAACAGACCTCCGGGGAGGGTGGCCCTGCTCTGCAGTTCCTGGAGCAGGCAACGGCTCTACGCTCCCAAGTGTGGAAAAGGATGCAGAGGAAGTTCTTGAAGGGTGAACCCTTGGTTCTCGGG GTTGTGCAGATTATAATTGCCCTGATTATCTTCATCTTCGGGATAATAATGATGACTCTTGAGTGGTTCATTTATGGACCACTTATAATTTCGGGGTACACAGTttgggggtcactgatg TTTATTATTTCAGGCTCCTTTTCAATTGCAGCAGGAAAAAGAACTACAAAAGGAATG GTCCGAAGCAGTCTAGGCCTGAACATTGTCAGCTCTGTGTTGTCTTCCACAGGGATGATCATCACTGTAATTAATGTGGTTATTTTTACCAGATTTTACTATTACTGTAACTACAATGAGATTTCAGATCGTTGTGGGACCATGAAAACTTTAATG GGTCTGGAGTGTGTGGTGCTTATTCTGAGTGTGCTGGAATTCTGCATTGCTGTGTCCCTCTCTGCTTTTGGATGCAAAGTGATCTGCTGCAGCCCCGGTGAG GCCCTGGTAATTCTGCCACCAAATCCTCCTGTGACAGAGACAGCGGCTTGTGCACCTTTTAAGGAGGTGTAA